The DNA region ACTCCCCAACCTTCATGCTCACCTCATAATGCTCTTTTTCATACCCAAAAGAACCGGCCATTCCACAACAACCGGAGCTAATAATGGAAACCTTATAGTTTTCAGGAAGGTTGAGCACATCAAAAGTGACTTTTTGATTACTCAAGGCCTTTTGATGACAGTGAGCGTGAATCTTCACTGTTTTAGCCTCCTTGGTAAATAAGTCAGACGAAATTTCTTTTTTCTGTATTTCCAGAGCAAGAAACTCTTCTAATAGAAATGTATTCAATGCAATGGCACTGGTTGTTTCTTCGTCTTGCGAAAAGCGTTTGTACTCATCCCTGAACGTTAAAACTGCCGATGGTTCTAGACCAATTACCGGTATCCCTTCGTCAACAAACTTTTTTAACTTAGGTATATTCGTTAAAGCTAATTTTTTAGCTTGCTTTAAAAACCCTTTGGAAAGGTAGGTTCTGCCACTTTCTCCATAGAAGAGTTGAACGTCATACCCAAGTTTAGTTAATACTTCAATAGCATCCTTCCCTAACTCAATATCTAAATACTGACTGAATTCATCAATATAGAGTGCTAACTTTTGTTTTGTACTAGCGTGCTTATTTTTAAAAGATTGCAAGTAGTTATCAAAATTAAAGCTTGAAACTTTAGGCAAGCTTCTTTCTGGTGCTACACCAGCTGTTTTTTTCAATAACCCACCAAAAAATTTAGAATCATATACCGCATTTGTAAGCCCCGGCATTTTGCTTCCCAACTTATTCAGTGTGGTGTTATAGGCGAATAATTTACTACGCATAGGGTAGCCGTTCGCTTCTTGATATTGATACAAAAACTCGGCTTTTAAAGTCGCTACATCTACATTACTTGGACATTCGGTTGCACAAGCTTTACAGCTTAAACAAAGGTCAAAAACTTCTTTTAATTCTTTTTGGACAAAATTGTTCTTTTGCTCCCCGACCGTTAAATACTCTCGTAATGCATTTGCTCTACCACGTGTGGTGTGCTTCTCATCTCTAGTCGCATGAAAACTAGGACACATGGCTCCCGCAGCATTTTCAGTTTTTCTACAATCACCGCCACCGTTACACTTCTCGGTAGCCTTTAGAATGCCCTCACTGTCGGAAAAGTCGAGTAAAGTCTTAATCTCTGGTTCGTCTCGATCTACCTCATATCGCAGCGATTCGTCCATAGAATAGGCATCCACAATCTTTCCAGGATTGAAAATACCCTCAGGGTCAAAATAAGATTTTATACGTCTTAGTAATTGGTAGTTTTGCTCACCGATCATTATGGGAATAAATTCCGCACGAACAATACCATCACCATGTTCACCACTAAATGAACCTTTGTATTTTTTTGTTAAATGGGCAACATCCGTAGTGATATCCCTGAACATCACCACATCATCTTTTTTCTTTAAGTTCAATATAGGGCGTAAATGCAACTCCCCTGCACCTGCATGCGCGTAGTACACAGCAGATTGTTTATAGCCGTCCATGATTTTGGTGAATTCCCCAATAAAAGGTTTTAAATCTTCTATGGCCACTGCGGTATCTTCAATACAAGCTACCGCTTTACGGTCACCAACCATGTTACCCAATAGCCCTAGACCTGCTTTACGGAGAACAACAGCTTTATTTACATCGGCCCCTCTAAGTATAGCTTCGGAATAACTAAGTCCCGATAATTTAACCGTTGCAAGAATCTCATTTATTTGACGCTCTAAATCCTCTTCGGTATGGGCTTTGACCTCCAGCATTAACAATGCGGCCGGGTCTCCCTCAACAAAAAACCTATTTTTAAGTTGTTCCCTATTGTTTTTGGTACAGTCTAGAATCACCCTATCCATCATTTCGCAAAGGTGCAAATCGTGTTCCATAACCGGCGCAACATCCGTCAAACAGTCCTCTAAAGTGTAATAGTGAGTTACCACCATCGCCGAGAGCTTGGGCGGAATCTCGTCTAATTGAAAAGTAATCTCCGTAGTAAAGGCCAAGGTACCCTCACTACCACTTAGTAATTTACAAACGTTTATTTTTTCATCGGTATCACCAAATACATTAGTGTTTAGCAGTTCATCTACTGCATAACCTGTGTTTCTTCTATGTATTTGCGGTTTTGGAAACTCCTCAAGAATGTGTTGTTGCACTTCTTTAGGGGACAGTTCTTTATAGATTTCCCTATAAATAGTACCCTCTAAAGTGTTTAAGCTCATTTTTTCTTCAAATTCACTTGTAGTAAGCGCTTTGAATTCCACTTCATTTCCATCGGACAATACCGTTCTAAGCGAAATAATTTTTTCTCGGGTAATCCCGTATTTTATGGATGTAGTCCCGGATGAATTGTTACCCACCATTCCCCCTACCATACAACGATTTGCAGTAGATGTATTAGGACCAAAAAATAGCCCATAAGGCTCAAGATACTGATTTAGCTCATCGCGAATAACCCCAGGTTGAACCGTAACCTGTTTGTTTTTTTCATCCACACTAACGATTTTTGTAAAGTGCTTGGATGTATCCACAACAATTCCCTCACCAACAACTTGTCCTGCCAAAGAGGTGCCAGCGGTACGTGGAATAAGTCCAATTTTATGTGTATTGGCAAAATGAACTAAAGTTTTTAAATCTTGGATTGTCTCAGGCAAAGTAACAGCTGTAGGAATTTTTCTATACACCGAAGCATCCGTGGCGTATAGGGTTTTTGTTAAACTATCCGATAAAACGCGGCCTTGTAGAGAATTAGCTAATTCTTGCAGTAAATTTTTATTCAACGGTAAACAATTTAGATTGCTAAATTAAGTTTTTATGGTTGAAAGGCGAGTGAAAAATGCCTTTTTAGAATCAAAAATCACAAGAATATGAAAAAATGGAAAGTTTTATTTTTAATTTGCTTTTGCTTTACTGCACTTTCACTGCAAGCCCAAGAAATAGCGGACAACGCATTAGGTTTACGCCTTGGTGACAGTGATGGTTTTGGAGCCGAAATATCCTATCAAAAATCTATTGGACGTTATACTAGAGCGGAATTGGACCTTGGCTACCGAGACAGCCGTGAGTTTGATGCCGTTAAACTTACAGGTGTGTACCAATGGGTATATGAAATTGATCAAGGGTTCAACTGGTTCTATGGAGCAGGAGGCGGATTAGGAAGCGTGGATTTTGCTCCGGTCCCCAATAGAAACAACCCCAGCATTATTGAAGACCCAGATGGCGGCCTATTTGTATTTTTAGCAGGAGATGTAGGTGTAGAGTACAATCCTGATCTACCGATAGTTGTATCATTGGATTTTAGACCGGAACTAGGTCTGATCGGTTTTAAGAATTTTGATAATAAATTCAATTTTGATATTGCCTTGGGCATCCGTTATCAGTTCTAAAACCTTTAAATAACCATATAATCCTAAGCTCTTGACTCAGAATGTTAAGGGCTTTTTTTTGTACCGATATATACCTACATTTGTTCAATCTTAAATATAAAGAATGAAAAAAATAGTATTGTCAATCTGTATCTTAATAGGCTTAGTTGCCTGTAACCAAAAGCCCGAAGGGTATAACTTTAAAGGAAATATTACCGGCGAAGTTGAAAACGGAACAAAAGTATTTCTTAGGGCAATGGGCGAAAATGGCCAACCTGTAGATGTGGACACAACTACTGTAGAAAACGGAACCTTCACTTTTACCGGTGTTGCCGATACCCCAGAAATGCATTATGTTTTTGTTGATAAGCTAATGGGCTACACTGCTGTGATCTTGGAAAATGGTGATATTGAACTTAAAGCACAGAAAGACAGCTTAGGTTTTGCTACCGTAAAAGGTTCTAAGCAGAATGAAGTGTTCATGGATTATATGGACCAGTCCAAAAAAATTACTGCACAGGCACAGTCCATACAGGAAGATATGCAAAGAGCCGATGAGGCTACGGCAAATTCACTTCGTGATGAGATGATGGAACTTCAAGAAGAATACAAGAACTTTGAGCTTACTTATATAAAGGAGCATCCAGACGCACTTATATCTGTTCTATTGATCGATAGGGCTATTGGAGCTCGCGCCGTAACTGGAGAAGAAGCCCAGGCTATTTACGACGGACTTTCTCCTGAAATCCAGAAGACCAAAGCTGCTACATCTGTTCTTGAAAAATTAGAGGCACAGAAAAAAGCCGAAGAGAGCCAAAAGAGTACGGCTATAGGTGCTAAAGCTCCTGCTTTTACCGCTCCTACTCCTGACGGAAAAGAATTAGCTCTTGCCGATGCATTGGGCAAGGTTACTTTGATCGATTTTTGGGCTGCTTGGTGTAAGCCTTGTCGTGCGGAGAATCCTAATGTTGTAAATGTTTATAACAAGTACCATGACAAAGGTTTAAACATCATTGGTGTTTCTTTGGATAAAACGGGAGATGCCTGGAAGAAAGCAATTGCGGATGATGGCTTAACTTGGAACCAAGTTTCCAACTTGGCCTATTTTAACGATCCTATTGCTAAGCTATATAATGTAGATGCTATCCCTGCTGCTTTCTTATTAGATGAAAATGGTATTATCATTGCTAAAAATCTTAGAGGTCCAGCTTTGGAGCAAAAAGTTGCCGAACTTCTTCAATAGAGTTCTCGACCTAATAAAAAAGCCCCGAACGGATTTCCGTTCGGGGCTTTTCAATTTTATATCAATGAAAGATTACTCTTTTAAAGAAATAGTTTCAACGGTACTATCCGGATAAATAAGGGTAGCGGTATCATCACATGTGCCATCTCCAAAATCTACAGATACTTCCAAACCGTTTTTAGATAAGTCCATTGTACCTTTGCCAATGTACTCACATGCAAATTCAGTTTCTAAATCTGAAGTAATATCTACTTCATACGTATCATCCCCTGATTTAAGTACCCAATCACCATCAATAGTGAACATATTCTTTTCCTCTTCAAATACGAACCCAAAAGTTTTAGACCCTTTTTCGGATATTTTCTTATCATCTTCTAAAGTCAAGGTCATATCAATAGTTACATCAAAAAGCAAGGAACCACTTTCGCTTTGACTATATGTAAAAGACCTTGTTCCATCTAAGCCTATCCCTCCTACTTTTAAATCATCATAAATTACTGTGTAAGCAAATGAATCATTATCCGTACCATAAACTACACTTAAAGAACCGTTTAGTATTTCTCCGTTCTCTTCAGCGGAGCAATCATCAAAACTAACCGTAAAACCAGTATCCGAATATTCCGCCGTATAGCAAGAAGTATCCTTGGCTGTTTTACCCGCCTCCCTATTACTGAATAAATCCTGAACGACCATATCTGCAGAACTTGACATTTGATCTGTTTCCAAAATAGTTTTAATTTCAGTTTGGTCAACTTTCTGGTCTTGTTCATTATTTAAAGCATCTTCAGCGTCATTGGAACAACTGAACGTCAAAAGTGCAGCGGAAACAACTAAAGAGTAAGGACTGATTTTTTTAAATAAGTAGCTCATAATCAAATTTTTGGATTTTCCTCTAAAACGTCCGCCCCTGGTTTTTAGTATAGTTCACACCTTTTTTCAGGTGAAATACACTTTTTTTAGCTCAACAGAGGTCCATTTTTTAAACAAATCATTGCTTACTATTACCAAAAAGACATTGTATAATCGTATACGATTACTATATTTACCCTATGGGAATGAGCATCATATTACGAGACAAGGTACGCGAACATCTTTTGAGACAAATGCAAAAGGGAGATTTACAACCCGGACAAGGTATTAATCTTGCTGCATTATCTAGAAAATTAAAAGTAAGCGTAACCCCTATCAGAGAGGCTTTAACCCAATTGCAACAAGCCCATATAGTTAGAGCGATACCCAACCGAGGATTTGTAATTGCCGCTGTAAATCCCGAAGAAGC from Zobellia alginiliquefaciens includes:
- a CDS encoding FAD-binding and (Fe-S)-binding domain-containing protein, with amino-acid sequence MNKNLLQELANSLQGRVLSDSLTKTLYATDASVYRKIPTAVTLPETIQDLKTLVHFANTHKIGLIPRTAGTSLAGQVVGEGIVVDTSKHFTKIVSVDEKNKQVTVQPGVIRDELNQYLEPYGLFFGPNTSTANRCMVGGMVGNNSSGTTSIKYGITREKIISLRTVLSDGNEVEFKALTTSEFEEKMSLNTLEGTIYREIYKELSPKEVQQHILEEFPKPQIHRRNTGYAVDELLNTNVFGDTDEKINVCKLLSGSEGTLAFTTEITFQLDEIPPKLSAMVVTHYYTLEDCLTDVAPVMEHDLHLCEMMDRVILDCTKNNREQLKNRFFVEGDPAALLMLEVKAHTEEDLERQINEILATVKLSGLSYSEAILRGADVNKAVVLRKAGLGLLGNMVGDRKAVACIEDTAVAIEDLKPFIGEFTKIMDGYKQSAVYYAHAGAGELHLRPILNLKKKDDVVMFRDITTDVAHLTKKYKGSFSGEHGDGIVRAEFIPIMIGEQNYQLLRRIKSYFDPEGIFNPGKIVDAYSMDESLRYEVDRDEPEIKTLLDFSDSEGILKATEKCNGGGDCRKTENAAGAMCPSFHATRDEKHTTRGRANALREYLTVGEQKNNFVQKELKEVFDLCLSCKACATECPSNVDVATLKAEFLYQYQEANGYPMRSKLFAYNTTLNKLGSKMPGLTNAVYDSKFFGGLLKKTAGVAPERSLPKVSSFNFDNYLQSFKNKHASTKQKLALYIDEFSQYLDIELGKDAIEVLTKLGYDVQLFYGESGRTYLSKGFLKQAKKLALTNIPKLKKFVDEGIPVIGLEPSAVLTFRDEYKRFSQDEETTSAIALNTFLLEEFLALEIQKKEISSDLFTKEAKTVKIHAHCHQKALSNQKVTFDVLNLPENYKVSIISSGCCGMAGSFGYEKEHYEVSMKVGELKLFPSVRKSPEDTIISANGTSCRHQIYDGTKREALHPVTILKNALV
- a CDS encoding TlpA disulfide reductase family protein, encoding MKKIVLSICILIGLVACNQKPEGYNFKGNITGEVENGTKVFLRAMGENGQPVDVDTTTVENGTFTFTGVADTPEMHYVFVDKLMGYTAVILENGDIELKAQKDSLGFATVKGSKQNEVFMDYMDQSKKITAQAQSIQEDMQRADEATANSLRDEMMELQEEYKNFELTYIKEHPDALISVLLIDRAIGARAVTGEEAQAIYDGLSPEIQKTKAATSVLEKLEAQKKAEESQKSTAIGAKAPAFTAPTPDGKELALADALGKVTLIDFWAAWCKPCRAENPNVVNVYNKYHDKGLNIIGVSLDKTGDAWKKAIADDGLTWNQVSNLAYFNDPIAKLYNVDAIPAAFLLDENGIIIAKNLRGPALEQKVAELLQ